The proteins below are encoded in one region of Bacillus alveayuensis:
- a CDS encoding alcohol dehydrogenase YqhD (iron-dependent ADH family) (product_source=COG1979; cath_funfam=1.20.1090.10,3.40.50.1970; cog=COG1979; ko=KO:K00100; pfam=PF00465; superfamily=56796), producing the protein MDSFEFYNPTKLIFGKDQIEKLKAEVPKYGKKVLLIYGGGSIKRNGLYDVVLTYLKEIEAEVYELGGVEPNPRISTVRKGVDICKKEGIEFLLAVGGGSVIDCTKAIAAGAKYDGDPWDFVIKKAEAKEALPLGTVLTLAATGSEMNKGSVITNWETKEKHGWGSPAVFPKFSILDPTYTFTVPKDQTIYGIVDMMSHVMEQYFHNTKNTPLQDRMCESVLKTVIETAPKLINDLENYELRETIMYCGTIALNGMLSMGYRGDWATHNIEHAVSAIYDIPHAGGLAIIFPNWMKHTLHVHPKRFKQFAVNVFDVNPDGKTDEEAALEGIEKLREFWTNIGAPSRLADYNIDDSQLNVMAEKAMAFGEFGNFKKLNKEDVLAILRASL; encoded by the coding sequence ATGGATTCATTTGAATTTTATAATCCAACAAAATTAATTTTTGGTAAAGATCAGATAGAGAAGTTAAAAGCGGAAGTACCAAAATATGGAAAGAAAGTATTGCTCATATATGGCGGTGGCAGCATTAAACGAAATGGTTTATATGATGTAGTTCTTACATATTTAAAAGAAATTGAAGCAGAAGTATATGAATTAGGAGGAGTTGAGCCAAACCCACGCATTTCCACCGTTCGGAAAGGTGTTGACATTTGCAAAAAAGAAGGCATTGAATTTTTACTTGCCGTTGGTGGCGGCAGTGTAATCGACTGTACGAAAGCGATTGCGGCTGGTGCAAAATACGATGGCGATCCATGGGATTTCGTCATTAAAAAAGCGGAAGCAAAAGAAGCTCTACCATTAGGTACTGTATTAACATTAGCAGCAACAGGCTCTGAAATGAACAAAGGTTCTGTTATTACAAACTGGGAAACAAAAGAGAAGCATGGTTGGGGAAGCCCAGCAGTATTCCCGAAATTCTCGATTTTAGACCCAACCTATACATTTACCGTTCCGAAAGATCAAACGATTTACGGTATTGTGGATATGATGTCACACGTAATGGAACAATATTTCCACAATACAAAAAACACACCGCTTCAAGACCGCATGTGTGAAAGTGTTTTAAAAACGGTTATTGAAACAGCTCCAAAACTGATCAATGATTTAGAAAATTATGAGCTACGTGAAACGATTATGTATTGCGGTACCATTGCGTTAAATGGAATGCTTTCAATGGGTTATCGTGGTGATTGGGCTACACATAATATTGAGCACGCTGTGTCAGCTATCTATGATATTCCACATGCAGGTGGGCTTGCAATTATATTCCCGAACTGGATGAAGCATACGTTACACGTTCATCCTAAACGCTTTAAACAATTTGCGGTGAACGTATTTGATGTCAATCCAGACGGAAAAACAGATGAAGAAGCAGCACTAGAAGGCATTGAAAAGCTTCGTGAGTTTTGGACAAATATCGGAGCACCTTCTCGTTTAGCGGACTATAACATTGATGATAGCCAATTAAATGTCATGGCCGAAAAAGCGATGGCGTTTGGTGAATTTGGCAACTTCAAAAAATTAAACAAAGAAGATGTTCTTGCGATATTACGTGCATCTTTATAA
- a CDS encoding secondary thiamine-phosphate synthase enzyme (product_source=TIGR00149; cath_funfam=2.60.120.460; cog=COG0432; pfam=PF01894; superfamily=111038; tigrfam=TIGR00149), with translation MLKKFSITTNKRDEMIEITRDVQKMVDELNIQEGLAVVYCPHTTASITINENADPDVKRDMMRRFDEVYPWEHELDRHMEGNTAAHMKSSTVGASQHVIITNGQLLLGTWQGIYFCEYDGPRKRTYYVKVLADS, from the coding sequence CAATAAAAGAGATGAAATGATCGAGATCACACGAGATGTACAAAAAATGGTCGATGAATTAAACATTCAAGAAGGGCTAGCGGTTGTCTATTGTCCACATACGACAGCTAGCATAACCATTAATGAAAATGCAGATCCTGATGTAAAACGTGATATGATGCGCCGCTTTGATGAGGTGTATCCGTGGGAGCATGAGCTTGACCGTCATATGGAAGGAAATACAGCAGCTCATATGAAATCGAGTACAGTCGGTGCTTCACAGCATGTAATTATTACAAATGGGCAATTATTACTCGGAACTTGGCAAGGTATTTATTTTTGTGAATATGATGGACCACGAAAGCGTACATATTATGTGAAAGTATTGGCAGATTCATAA
- a CDS encoding spore germination protein KC (product_source=KO:K06297; ko=KO:K06297; pfam=PF05504; tigrfam=TIGR02887), producing MLKIFLEKAVKTVLSLFICSSPLFLTGCWDRVELNDLGLVLATGLDKTEDEQIEVSVQLAVPEAMGGEATASGQGGAGKTITVEKAIGKTIFEALSRLQARFSRRIFWGHNQVIIIGEDLAESEVQKHIDFFARFPKARLKSYIFVTSGKAIDVLKAIPDVDRSSAEVARELANFRIGMAVTVKDFLEELSGEANAVGLPWIEVKKESFSKGLQVNGTAILKDGKMIGYIDDKLTRGLLWLRNEMESSTVTVQPEGYHDQISFYLLHSYTKLIPKMENGKWKMIVKIVTEDDAVENETNLNLTNPVITKKLEKELEKTIETRIKMTLEVVQKKMGADILGFAEAFHRHYPDEWEKVKDQWDKKFPEIEVEIKNNAYIRRSGVSTSSKVVSKEEVFKK from the coding sequence ATGTTAAAAATATTTTTAGAAAAAGCAGTAAAAACAGTGTTATCTTTATTTATTTGTTCATCTCCCCTCTTTCTTACGGGCTGCTGGGATCGTGTCGAACTGAATGACTTAGGGCTTGTATTAGCAACAGGTCTTGATAAAACCGAAGACGAACAAATTGAAGTATCCGTACAGCTGGCCGTTCCAGAAGCGATGGGAGGAGAAGCAACTGCAAGTGGTCAAGGTGGAGCGGGAAAGACGATAACTGTTGAAAAAGCAATTGGAAAAACAATATTCGAAGCTTTGTCTCGACTGCAGGCAAGATTTTCACGCCGAATTTTCTGGGGACATAACCAAGTGATTATTATTGGCGAAGATCTTGCCGAGTCTGAGGTACAGAAGCATATCGACTTTTTTGCCAGATTTCCTAAAGCTAGGCTAAAATCTTATATATTTGTTACTAGCGGAAAAGCGATTGATGTGTTAAAAGCTATTCCTGATGTTGATAGAAGTTCGGCAGAAGTAGCTAGAGAACTGGCAAACTTCAGAATTGGAATGGCTGTAACAGTGAAAGATTTTTTGGAAGAATTAAGCGGAGAGGCCAATGCGGTAGGTCTGCCATGGATAGAAGTTAAAAAAGAATCGTTTTCAAAAGGATTACAAGTGAACGGAACGGCCATTTTGAAAGATGGTAAAATGATTGGATATATCGATGACAAATTAACAAGGGGCTTATTATGGTTAAGAAATGAAATGGAATCTTCTACAGTAACGGTTCAACCAGAAGGGTATCACGATCAAATATCATTTTATCTCCTACATTCCTATACAAAACTAATTCCTAAAATGGAAAATGGAAAATGGAAAATGATCGTTAAAATCGTCACAGAAGATGATGCTGTAGAAAACGAAACGAATTTAAATTTGACCAATCCTGTTATTACAAAAAAGCTTGAAAAAGAATTAGAAAAAACGATTGAAACACGCATTAAAATGACACTTGAAGTAGTTCAAAAGAAGATGGGAGCGGATATTCTTGGGTTTGCTGAAGCGTTTCACAGACACTACCCAGATGAGTGGGAAAAAGTGAAGGATCAGTGGGATAAAAAATTTCCAGAAATAGAGGTAGAAATTAAAAATAATGCGTATATAAGAAGATCAGGAGTGTCTACATCATCAAAAGTGGTATCCAAAGAAGAGGTGTTCAAAAAATGA
- a CDS encoding spore germination protein KB (product_source=KO:K06296; ko=KO:K06296; pfam=PF03845; tigrfam=TIGR00912; transmembrane_helix_parts=Inside_1_6,TMhelix_7_29,Outside_30_39,TMhelix_40_59,Inside_60_79,TMhelix_80_102,Outside_103_111,TMhelix_112_134,Inside_135_146,TMhelix_147_164,Outside_165_185,TMhelix_186_208,Inside_209_220,TMhelix_221_243,Outside_244_268,TMhelix_269_291,Inside_292_303,TMhelix_304_323,Outside_324_337,TMhelix_338_360,Inside_361_376) — translation MIEKGRISVVQMAIIMHPTISATAILIVPSITGKFAKQDLWLSPIWASFVGFFTIYLAYQLNKHFPKQTVIQYSKEILGVIPGKVIGFLYLFFYVFITGIMLREYGEFVVGNFLMTTPLIVVIASMVFVCCLAVHGGLEVIARTAQFFLPIVLAVLLFIAIIMIPDLQLKHMFPIMEKGLMPSIKGAVTPSGWFSEFFLLSFLFPFLLEREKGFKWGMISAFLVMLMLVITNLYALFLFGDITDMFIYPVMSATKYISIADFLQHVESIVMAIWIPGVFIKISVFYYVIVIGTAQWLNLSDYRPIVLPIGFLLVVFSIWSIHSLMELIDVLMNLWSMFWLYHLLIPALLLFIAFIRKGMVGKREERNNKKMLSGKR, via the coding sequence ATGATTGAAAAGGGCCGGATTAGTGTTGTGCAAATGGCCATCATTATGCATCCGACAATTAGCGCTACGGCGATTCTCATTGTACCGTCTATTACAGGAAAATTTGCAAAACAAGACTTATGGTTATCACCGATATGGGCTTCTTTTGTCGGTTTTTTTACGATCTATTTGGCTTATCAATTGAATAAGCATTTCCCGAAACAGACAGTCATCCAATATAGCAAGGAAATTCTAGGTGTAATTCCAGGCAAAGTGATCGGATTTTTGTACTTGTTTTTTTATGTGTTTATAACTGGAATTATGTTAAGGGAGTATGGTGAATTTGTCGTCGGCAATTTTTTAATGACGACACCACTCATTGTCGTTATAGCCAGTATGGTATTTGTCTGTTGCCTTGCGGTACATGGCGGACTTGAAGTGATTGCACGAACTGCACAATTTTTTCTTCCAATCGTTTTAGCTGTACTTTTGTTTATTGCTATTATAATGATTCCAGATCTACAGTTGAAACATATGTTTCCAATCATGGAGAAAGGTTTGATGCCGTCGATAAAGGGGGCTGTAACACCATCAGGCTGGTTCAGTGAATTCTTTCTTCTCTCTTTCTTATTCCCATTTTTACTTGAAAGGGAAAAAGGATTCAAATGGGGCATGATCTCGGCATTTTTAGTGATGCTTATGCTAGTTATTACGAATTTGTATGCTCTTTTTTTATTCGGTGACATTACTGATATGTTCATCTATCCGGTTATGAGCGCAACAAAATATATTAGCATTGCTGATTTTCTTCAACATGTTGAGTCCATTGTGATGGCGATTTGGATCCCAGGTGTATTTATTAAAATTTCAGTATTCTATTATGTGATTGTGATCGGTACGGCTCAATGGTTAAATCTATCCGACTACCGTCCGATTGTTCTTCCGATCGGTTTTTTATTAGTTGTGTTCAGTATTTGGTCAATCCATAGCTTAATGGAACTAATCGACGTATTAATGAATTTGTGGTCAATGTTCTGGCTCTATCATTTGCTAATACCAGCCTTATTGTTATTCATTGCGTTTATTCGTAAAGGAATGGTTGGTAAACGGGAAGAACGTAATAACAAAAAGATGTTAAGTGGTAAAAGGTGA
- a CDS encoding multisubunit Na+/H+ antiporter MnhB subunit (product_source=COG2111; cog=COG2111; superfamily=161098; transmembrane_helix_parts=Outside_1_3,TMhelix_4_21,Inside_22_33,TMhelix_34_56,Outside_57_78), translated as MMFITFIGVTVATILIILFEWSRMNKKQKKEKWTVVILTMSGWILAILLVFFSNMLGPADLINMIFKPLGKFLLDPID; from the coding sequence ATGATGTTTATAACATTTATTGGAGTCACAGTTGCTACTATACTTATTATATTATTTGAATGGTCGAGAATGAATAAAAAACAGAAAAAAGAAAAATGGACCGTTGTCATATTAACAATGTCAGGGTGGATACTAGCTATCCTCCTCGTTTTCTTTTCTAATATGCTTGGTCCTGCTGATTTGATAAATATGATTTTTAAACCTTTAGGTAAGTTTTTGCTGGACCCGATAGATTAA
- a CDS encoding spore germination protein KA (product_source=KO:K06295; ko=KO:K06295; pfam=PF03323; superfamily=50447; transmembrane_helix_parts=Inside_1_305,TMhelix_306_328,Outside_329_395,TMhelix_396_418,Inside_419_430,TMhelix_431_453,Outside_454_519), translated as MSIGMKLNIKDCSLRSQQSKQQQGKISKKLTENENKLRSIYKDCMDVIFRPFFIGGKERAILIYIEGLANVEEIDDNVLSTLMQIKEGELNINITILIEKKITVSNVKKIKNFSECIQEISLGNPVILVDKSETGVALGLSKWEKRSVSEPAAEAVVRGPREAFVEALSVNTTLIRRKIRSPMLKMQSMEIGRYTKTKVVITYIEGLVDQTLIEEAKNRLSRIDVDGIMETGMIEEFIEDNPYSPFPQVLTTERPDVIAASLLEGRLAILVDGSPFSIVVPTTFYSLLQSSEDYYSRFLIGTATRWLRYFFLVISLILPSLYVAIITFHQEMVPTPLLISMAASREQVPFPALIEALIMEITFEALREAGLRLPKQVGSAVSIVGAIVIGESAVSAGIVSAPMVIVVALTGIASFTIARYPAAIAIRMLRFPVILLAGTLGLLGIMLALITIIIHLCTVRSFGVPYLSPMAPMKFREMKDVLIRAPWWELDSRPHFTGDYNKYRQAPGLKPDPAKGDEK; from the coding sequence GTGAGCATTGGAATGAAACTTAATATTAAGGATTGTTCACTGAGAAGTCAACAGTCTAAGCAGCAACAAGGAAAGATTTCCAAGAAGTTAACTGAAAATGAAAACAAACTTCGTTCTATATATAAAGATTGTATGGATGTTATTTTTCGTCCTTTTTTCATCGGAGGAAAAGAAAGAGCCATTCTTATATATATTGAAGGTTTGGCAAACGTTGAGGAAATCGATGATAACGTGCTTTCAACACTAATGCAGATTAAAGAAGGGGAATTAAACATAAATATAACCATTTTAATTGAAAAAAAAATAACCGTTTCAAATGTAAAAAAAATCAAAAACTTCTCCGAATGCATTCAAGAGATTTCATTAGGAAATCCTGTGATACTCGTTGATAAGAGCGAAACAGGAGTGGCGTTAGGTCTATCCAAATGGGAGAAACGTTCGGTTTCAGAACCAGCTGCTGAAGCGGTTGTTAGAGGACCGCGTGAAGCATTTGTAGAAGCTTTATCTGTAAACACGACCTTGATCCGGAGAAAAATTAGAAGTCCGATGCTCAAAATGCAATCGATGGAAATTGGTCGCTACACAAAAACAAAGGTTGTCATCACATATATTGAAGGTCTGGTGGATCAAACCTTAATAGAGGAAGCGAAAAATCGACTAAGCCGAATAGACGTTGATGGAATAATGGAAACTGGCATGATTGAAGAATTTATTGAAGATAACCCATATTCCCCATTCCCACAAGTATTAACGACGGAGCGTCCTGATGTCATAGCTGCAAGTCTACTAGAAGGACGATTGGCCATTCTAGTAGATGGTAGTCCTTTTTCTATTGTTGTACCGACAACGTTTTATTCTTTATTACAATCTAGTGAGGATTATTATTCACGATTTTTAATAGGGACTGCCACACGTTGGCTTCGTTACTTTTTTCTTGTAATTTCACTCATATTACCATCTTTGTATGTAGCAATTATTACCTTTCATCAGGAGATGGTGCCAACACCACTTTTAATTAGTATGGCTGCTTCGCGTGAACAAGTCCCTTTTCCAGCTCTTATTGAAGCTTTAATAATGGAAATCACATTTGAAGCACTCCGTGAAGCAGGGCTGCGTCTTCCGAAACAGGTTGGGTCTGCTGTCAGCATTGTTGGGGCGATCGTTATCGGAGAGTCGGCTGTTTCTGCTGGAATTGTCTCTGCACCAATGGTAATTGTCGTTGCCCTTACTGGTATTGCCTCCTTCACTATTGCACGGTATCCAGCCGCAATCGCTATTCGAATGCTGCGATTTCCTGTGATTCTTCTGGCTGGGACACTTGGACTATTAGGTATTATGCTAGCTCTTATTACCATAATCATCCATTTATGCACTGTGAGATCTTTTGGTGTACCGTATCTTAGTCCAATGGCACCGATGAAATTCCGCGAAATGAAAGATGTACTAATCCGTGCCCCGTGGTGGGAACTCGATTCAAGGCCCCATTTTACAGGAGACTATAACAAATATCGTCAAGCTCCTGGATTAAAGCCTGATCCGGCAAAAGGGGATGAAAAGTAA
- a CDS encoding protein-glutamine gamma-glutamyltransferase (product_source=KO:K00686; ko=KO:K00686) → MIIVQQVPMTIGQLKGMFPQEPFQEMLEWMVKYREVYTYDNISQLHFELMMRLNTMKAARDLLKSKAKFATFATSYCNEEYWNLNQRGAFLLKKGKMPSDAIRDIFENGIKYAFECATAIVIIFYKAALDSIGDKAFNHLFQGLVLYDWHYDEDLGIYTRRGNDFLPGDCLYFKNPDFHPEKPQWRGENTIYLGKDMFYGHGIGIRTADGIIQTLNKYRKEDAQETAYLMQQVTRPDYRYLSSYHNAFTQMPRTGQGFARIGQSFFYC, encoded by the coding sequence ATGATTATCGTTCAACAAGTCCCAATGACGATTGGGCAGCTGAAAGGAATGTTTCCGCAAGAACCTTTTCAAGAAATGCTAGAATGGATGGTTAAGTATCGAGAAGTTTACACATATGACAATATTTCGCAATTACATTTTGAATTAATGATGCGTCTAAACACGATGAAAGCTGCAAGAGACCTTTTAAAAAGCAAAGCAAAATTCGCTACTTTTGCAACGTCGTATTGTAATGAGGAGTACTGGAACTTAAATCAAAGAGGGGCCTTTTTACTAAAAAAAGGGAAAATGCCATCGGATGCAATCCGTGATATTTTCGAAAATGGAATCAAATATGCATTTGAATGCGCCACAGCGATTGTCATTATCTTTTATAAAGCAGCATTAGATTCCATTGGCGATAAAGCTTTTAATCATTTATTTCAAGGACTTGTCTTATATGACTGGCACTATGATGAAGATTTAGGGATTTACACCCGAAGAGGGAATGACTTTCTACCAGGTGATTGTCTTTACTTTAAAAACCCTGACTTTCATCCAGAAAAGCCGCAATGGCGAGGTGAAAATACAATTTATCTTGGAAAAGACATGTTTTATGGTCACGGGATTGGGATTCGGACAGCCGATGGGATCATTCAAACACTCAATAAATATCGAAAAGAAGATGCACAAGAAACAGCTTATTTAATGCAACAGGTGACGAGACCTGATTATCGATATTTATCAAGTTATCACAATGCTTTTACGCAAATGCCCCGAACAGGTCAAGGATTTGCGCGCATTGGTCAATCTTTTTTCTACTGTTAA
- a CDS encoding YbgC/YbaW family acyl-CoA thioester hydrolase (product_source=TIGR00051; cath_funfam=3.10.129.10; cog=COG0824; pfam=PF13279; superfamily=54637; tigrfam=TIGR00051): MPLETVTEIKVKPEDIDELGHVNNKVYVSYLEKAREHWYSEAGLPFAVMKKRNLGTVVLKLDVFFKKEARLGDILNVITRPVRLGTKSFVLEQIIFNEANEAITEATITNVMFDTTVRKSTTVADEIARHFPK, encoded by the coding sequence ATGCCACTTGAAACGGTTACAGAAATTAAAGTTAAACCAGAGGATATCGATGAACTCGGTCATGTAAATAATAAGGTTTATGTGTCTTATCTTGAAAAAGCCCGTGAACATTGGTACAGTGAAGCGGGTTTACCATTTGCGGTTATGAAAAAAAGAAATTTAGGAACTGTCGTATTAAAATTGGATGTTTTCTTTAAAAAAGAAGCTAGGTTGGGAGATATACTTAATGTAATAACACGTCCTGTTCGATTAGGAACAAAAAGCTTTGTATTGGAACAAATTATTTTTAATGAAGCAAATGAAGCTATAACCGAAGCGACAATTACTAATGTCATGTTTGATACAACAGTTCGGAAAAGTACAACCGTAGCAGACGAAATAGCTCGTCATTTCCCTAAATGA